Genomic DNA from Pseudomonas sp. CCC3.1:
GTAGTTGTCCCATGTTCCCGCAGACAGCGACAGTTGGGTATGCGGGGTGTATTCGCCGCGCTTTCGTACAAAGTTCACGCCGCCTGCTGTGCCGCCTGCGCCTTTCATCATGCCGGCAGCGCCGCGCAACACTTCGACCCGGTCGTAGATCGCCATGTCGCTATTGAAACTGTCGGCCTGCACGTAGCTGCTGCCAATGTCCAAGGGCACGCCGTCGTACTGGTATTGGCCGGTCATGCGAAAGCCACGGGAGTAGAAATACTTGCCGCCCATGGGCGAGTCGTAAACGGTGATGCCCGGGGTTTTCTCCATCACCTGTTCGATGGTGTTGAGGTTTTGGTCGTCGAGCATTTTGCGGGTGATGACAGTGACCGATTGCGGGGTCTCTTTGAGGCTGTGCGAACCTTTGCCGATGGTTACCGCCCGCGCCGTGTAAGAACCCGAACCCTCGGTGGTGGCGTCAGGGCTGCGCTCGGTGATGTTAGTGACACCCAGTTGCAGCGCCTCCGCGTTTTGCGGCGCTGGCTCGACGCTGAAGTTGCCCTGGCCAGTGATGCGCAGTTGCAGCCCGCTGCCGCGCAATGCGGCTTCCATGGCTTGCTCCGCAGTCATCTGCCCGAGCACCGCAGGTGCCTGTTTACCCTGCACCAGCGCAGGCTCCAGCGAAACAATGTGTCCGCTTTGGCTGGCGATGGCATTGAGGGTGCCGGCCAGAGGACCGGCGGGCAGATTGAAGCTAAGGGCTTGCGCGTGCACCCCGCCTGAACTGGCCAGGGTGGCGAGGGCAACAGCGACATAACGGGTGTGGGGCCACGGGTTGAGCACAGCATTCTCCTGATCGTTTGGACGTCTCAGGAGTTAGGTGGGCTGAGAAATAAAAAACGGACACCGATGCGATCAATTATCAAAAAAAACTTTTCTGGGTGGCTTAGGCCGGGCGTATCAAGGTCAGCCACGGGCTGTAGCGATCCACGCGGATCGGCAGTGTTTCCGCCAGTGCATTGAAGGCCCGGTCGGGGTCATTGAGCGGGTATACGCCTTGTACGCGCAAGCCGCGAACCTCAGGCGCCACACGGACAAATCCTCGGGTGTAGGGACGCAAGGCGTCGACCACCTGCGCCAGGGAGTCGTCCAGCACGTTAAGCCGGCCGCTCATCCAGTCGGCGCGGTACTGCTGGTCGCCGGTCTGCGGCACAATCCGCTGGCGGTATAACAGGGCTGACTGACCTTCTTGCAGGTTCAGTGTCATGCCGTTGAACAGCCGGGTTTCGACTGAGTGCTCAAGCACCACCACACGACTGGCGTCGGCTTCTTGGGCAACCAAAAAGCGTGTGCCAAGGGCGCGCACTTCACCTTGCTCGGTGCGAACCCGCAGCGGGCGGCGCGGGTCGGGCGCCACCTGAATCACCAACTCGCCACGGCGCAAAATCACCAGCCGTTGGTGCTCATTGAAATGCAGGTCTACCGCGCTGTCGGCGTTCAAGCTCAGGCGGCTGCCATCGGCCAGGTTAAAGTCATCGCGCTGAGCGCGGCCGGTAGACAGGTCTGCCAGCAGCGAATCACCCAGCGGGCTGCTGGCCCCCAGCCACAAACCACCGCCGAGCAGGCTCAGGCCGGTGATTGCACGCAATGCGTCGCGCCGAGTGGTGTGTGGTTGCAACAGCACTTGGCGCACTTCGCCCGCCTGCCCAGGTACACGCCGGTCCAGCGCCCGAACCGTATTGAACGAGCCGCCGAGGCGTTGTTGCAAGGTGTCCCAGGCCTGCACATGGGCCGGATCCGAGGCTAGCCAGGCGTTGAATCGCTCTTGCAGTGCAGAGTCTGGCGTGCCCGCGCGCAGCTTCACCATCCAGTCAATGCTCTGTTCGCTGATGGGGTCCAGGCGCAACTTGCTCATCGTGATGCCTCGCTCAGGTAGCACTGGCGCAAGGCTTGTTTCATGTAGCGGCTGACTGTGCGTTCCGACAGCCCCAATTTGTGCGCAATTGCTACGTAACTCAGGCCGTCCAGTTGGCTGTACAAGAAGGTGGCCTTGACGATCAGCGGCAAGCCATCAATGGCCCGGTCGATGGCGACCAGCGCTTCGATCAATTGCAGTTGTTCTTCAGGGGAGGGCGCCACGGCTTCGGGGAGCAAGGTCAGGCGCTCCAGATAGGCATTCTCCAGCTTGCTGCGCCGGTGCCGGTCGAAAATCAAACGTCTGGCAATCGTCGACAAATAGGCGCGCGGCTGCTCGATGGTGTCAGGGTCGACCCGTGCGGCCAGCATTTGGCAAAACGTGTCGGCTGCCGTGTCCTCGGCATCCGCATGATTGCGTACACGGCGACGAATATGCTGCAGCAACCAACGGTGGTGGTCGCTGAAAAAAAAGCCCAGTTTGCGAGTCGAAGGAGGTTGCACCGGTCGGCTTTCCAGATGTTAGTGCGAATCGTTCTCAAGTGTAGCGGCGATTTGATGGCTACTGCAATCACTGCTGAGCGAATCAAATGATCTGGGTCTCGTGATGGGTTTTACCGCTGAGCTATATTGGCGCCTGCCTGAACACCCCGACCTGATGTGGAGTCGCCTATGAAGCACCGAGCCTTACTGACTTTCTTGCTGATCCTCAATGCCGCACTGTTCAGTGCTTGGGCGTCTGCGGCGGGCGATGCAGAAGCGGGCGGCAAGTTATTCACCAAGACTTGTGGCGGCTGTCACAGCATAGGAGAGAACGCCCGTAACGGGTTTGGCCCGCAATTGAACGGCGTGATTGGCCAGTTGGCCGGGACAGTTCCTGGCTATCAGTTCTCTGATGCCATGAAAAATTCAGGAGTGGTGTGGACGCGCGAAAACCTGGCCGCCTACATCGAAGCTCCGAAAAAAGTCGTGAGTGGCACGCGAATGATTTTCTGGGGCATCAGCGACCCGGAGAAAATCGAAAACCTGCTGGCTTACATCGAAACCTTTCAAGAGCAAGGCCAAGGCCAGTGATCACTGAATGTCTTTCAAGTAATCCTTGAGGTTCAACAGCGGCGCGTGCAGTTGCTCAAGGTTTTGAGCGTGTTTGACCCCCAGCGACAACCTGTGCAGCTCGCGCCCCATGGGCGTGTCTGCACCGCCAATAGCGTCCATGGCCAATTCGAGGCATTCGTCCATTTTGCACTGGATGGTGTC
This window encodes:
- a CDS encoding FecR domain-containing protein, which translates into the protein MSKLRLDPISEQSIDWMVKLRAGTPDSALQERFNAWLASDPAHVQAWDTLQQRLGGSFNTVRALDRRVPGQAGEVRQVLLQPHTTRRDALRAITGLSLLGGGLWLGASSPLGDSLLADLSTGRAQRDDFNLADGSRLSLNADSAVDLHFNEHQRLVILRRGELVIQVAPDPRRPLRVRTEQGEVRALGTRFLVAQEADASRVVVLEHSVETRLFNGMTLNLQEGQSALLYRQRIVPQTGDQQYRADWMSGRLNVLDDSLAQVVDALRPYTRGFVRVAPEVRGLRVQGVYPLNDPDRAFNALAETLPIRVDRYSPWLTLIRPA
- a CDS encoding sigma-70 family RNA polymerase sigma factor translates to MQPPSTRKLGFFFSDHHRWLLQHIRRRVRNHADAEDTAADTFCQMLAARVDPDTIEQPRAYLSTIARRLIFDRHRRSKLENAYLERLTLLPEAVAPSPEEQLQLIEALVAIDRAIDGLPLIVKATFLYSQLDGLSYVAIAHKLGLSERTVSRYMKQALRQCYLSEASR
- a CDS encoding cytochrome c family protein; amino-acid sequence: MKHRALLTFLLILNAALFSAWASAAGDAEAGGKLFTKTCGGCHSIGENARNGFGPQLNGVIGQLAGTVPGYQFSDAMKNSGVVWTRENLAAYIEAPKKVVSGTRMIFWGISDPEKIENLLAYIETFQEQGQGQ